A genomic window from Catenulispora sp. MAP5-51 includes:
- a CDS encoding glycoside hydrolase family 9 protein, whose amino-acid sequence MRLRTPRLRVTGPIATLAAGLLAAGVLTLAAPPAAHAGTPSATGEFDYAEALQDSMLFYESQRSGPLPADNRVTWRGPSDLSDGSDHGLDLTGGYHDAGDEVKFGLPEASSMTALAWGAIDDKAGYQKAGQWQYVERNLRWGDDYIIKAHPSPHVFYGQVGDGSSDHSFWGPAEVNPEPRPSYAVTESCPGSDLVGQAAAAMAASSIVFQTDDPAYSATLLAQAKSLYEFADDYRGKYDACITGASGFYTSFSGYWDELVWGAIWLYKATGDTAYLTKAETYFANLNKANQTTTPEYAWTISWDDSSYASYILLAEITGQQQYIDDAERNLDWFTTGYNGQHVSMSPGGEAQVDVWGTARYAANEAYLALDFEDWLKSQNLDSARQAAYHDFAVRQMNYILGDNPNQESYEVGFTNGGTNTAWPQQIHNRTAHGSWDQSMSDPAATRHLDYGLLVGGPTSGDGFTDSRQNYQQTEGALDYNALFSGALAELTTEYGGTPRANFPPTETPDGPEEFMQAAPNQTGTNFVEIKAEVVNKSGWPARHLTDGSFRYYFTLDPGETASQLQLTSPYNQCNAPGPITQYSGSTYYVTISCAGDDIAPAGQSQFHREVQFRITFPAAHDYTKDWSYQDLVGMATNSTPVNTSHIELYDGSTKVWGTTPGSGTPVTPPGAPGTPTASAVTATGAALTWAASAAGTNPVAGYDVYSVTGTSSTKVASSTTTSAALTGLTPGTAYTFDVVARDSAGNQSTASPTVAVTTASSSATPPSAPTGLTVTATGSTSVRLSWNPATAGTSAIASYTVVWGTEPR is encoded by the coding sequence ATGAGACTCCGCACACCCCGCTTGCGCGTGACGGGACCGATCGCCACCCTGGCCGCCGGGCTGCTGGCGGCCGGCGTGCTGACGCTGGCGGCGCCGCCCGCCGCGCACGCCGGCACCCCGTCGGCCACCGGCGAGTTCGACTACGCCGAGGCGTTGCAGGACTCGATGCTCTTCTACGAGTCACAGCGGTCCGGTCCGCTTCCGGCCGACAACCGGGTGACGTGGCGCGGACCGTCCGACCTCAGCGACGGCTCCGACCACGGCCTGGACCTGACCGGCGGCTACCACGACGCCGGCGACGAGGTGAAGTTCGGGCTCCCCGAGGCCTCCTCGATGACCGCCCTGGCCTGGGGTGCGATCGACGACAAGGCCGGGTACCAGAAGGCCGGGCAGTGGCAGTACGTGGAGCGGAACCTGCGGTGGGGCGACGACTACATCATCAAGGCGCATCCCTCGCCGCACGTGTTCTACGGCCAGGTCGGCGACGGCAGCAGCGACCACAGCTTCTGGGGTCCGGCCGAGGTCAATCCCGAGCCGCGGCCCTCCTACGCGGTGACCGAGTCCTGCCCGGGCTCGGACCTGGTGGGCCAGGCGGCCGCGGCGATGGCCGCGTCGTCGATCGTGTTCCAGACCGACGATCCGGCGTACTCCGCGACCCTGCTCGCCCAAGCGAAGTCGCTGTACGAGTTCGCCGACGACTACCGCGGCAAATACGACGCCTGCATCACCGGCGCCTCCGGCTTCTACACCTCGTTCAGCGGCTACTGGGACGAGCTGGTGTGGGGCGCCATCTGGCTCTACAAGGCAACCGGCGACACCGCGTACCTGACCAAGGCCGAGACGTACTTCGCCAACCTGAACAAGGCGAACCAGACCACGACACCGGAGTACGCCTGGACGATCAGCTGGGACGACTCCTCCTACGCGTCCTACATCCTGCTCGCCGAGATCACCGGCCAACAGCAGTACATCGACGACGCCGAACGCAACCTCGACTGGTTCACCACCGGCTACAACGGCCAGCACGTGAGCATGTCCCCCGGCGGCGAGGCCCAGGTCGACGTCTGGGGCACGGCGCGCTACGCCGCGAACGAGGCATACCTGGCGCTGGACTTCGAGGACTGGCTCAAGTCGCAGAACCTTGATTCCGCGAGGCAGGCCGCCTACCACGACTTCGCGGTGCGCCAGATGAACTACATCCTCGGCGACAACCCGAACCAGGAGAGCTACGAGGTCGGCTTCACCAACGGCGGCACCAACACCGCCTGGCCGCAGCAGATCCACAACCGGACCGCCCACGGCTCGTGGGACCAGAGCATGAGCGACCCGGCCGCCACCCGGCACCTGGACTACGGCCTGCTCGTCGGCGGCCCGACCTCCGGCGACGGCTTCACCGACAGCCGCCAGAACTACCAGCAGACCGAGGGCGCGCTGGACTACAACGCGCTGTTCTCCGGGGCGCTGGCCGAGCTGACCACCGAGTACGGCGGCACGCCGCGCGCGAACTTCCCGCCGACCGAGACGCCGGACGGCCCCGAGGAGTTCATGCAGGCCGCGCCGAACCAGACCGGCACGAACTTCGTCGAGATCAAAGCCGAGGTGGTCAACAAGTCCGGCTGGCCGGCCCGGCACCTGACCGACGGCTCGTTCCGGTACTACTTCACGCTCGACCCCGGCGAGACCGCCTCGCAGCTGCAACTGACCTCGCCGTACAACCAGTGCAACGCGCCGGGCCCGATCACTCAGTACTCCGGCTCGACGTACTACGTGACCATCAGCTGCGCCGGCGACGACATCGCCCCGGCCGGGCAGTCGCAGTTCCACCGCGAGGTGCAGTTCCGCATCACCTTCCCGGCGGCGCACGACTACACCAAGGACTGGTCCTATCAGGACCTGGTGGGCATGGCGACCAACTCCACGCCGGTGAACACCAGCCACATCGAGCTCTACGACGGCAGCACCAAAGTGTGGGGCACCACCCCCGGCAGCGGCACGCCGGTCACACCGCCCGGCGCCCCCGGAACGCCGACCGCCTCGGCGGTCACCGCCACCGGGGCGGCACTGACCTGGGCCGCCTCGGCCGCGGGCACGAATCCGGTGGCGGGGTACGACGTGTACAGCGTGACGGGGACGTCCTCGACCAAGGTGGCGTCCTCCACCACGACGTCGGCGGCGCTGACCGGCCTGACGCCGGGCACGGCGTACACGTTCGACGTCGTCGCGCGGGACAGCGCGGGCAACCAGTCGACGGCCTCGCCGACGGTCGCGGTGACCACGGCGTCCTCGTCCGCGACGCCGCCGAGCGCCCCGACCGGGCTGACGGTCACCGCGACCGGGTCCACGAGCGTGCGGCTGAGCTGGAATCCCGCGACCGCCGGGACTTCGGCGATCGCGAGCTACACCGTGGTATGGGGGACCGAGCCGCGCTGA
- a CDS encoding MFS transporter, with protein sequence MSIPVFYDQGRSGTGADSTKARQVPAAEPASPATTSPAPKNRPALAPDAGLSRRMTGLFAVAAGLAVANTYYAQPLLTSIAKAFGVGSGTASMIATLGQVGYTVGLALLVPLADVVDRRRLVVALLVVTAGALAVSAAAPDFAVLAVASAVLSLTAVAGPVLVPYAATLASPRQRGAVTGSVMSGVLMGVLLSRTVGGLIAQFAGWRAVYGVAAVLTLGLAALLSRVLPSLAPSAHLRYGALLRSVLTLLREEPSLRLRAAYGFLGFGAFSVLWTSIAFQLARPPYSFGEAAIGTLGLAGAAGAVAARVTGKATDRGLDGRVTGAMFATMLAGWALLAAHGGHWLVTLVLGVVVLDLGVQGAHVTNLAVAYRLRPEARSRITTAYMTSVFLGGVAGSAASGAAFAGGGWSAVAATGAAFSGAAFLLWALSTVKGRK encoded by the coding sequence ATGAGTATCCCAGTCTTCTACGATCAAGGTCGGTCCGGCACGGGAGCCGACTCCACCAAGGCACGGCAGGTCCCCGCCGCCGAACCGGCCTCGCCAGCAACCACAAGCCCCGCCCCGAAAAACCGCCCCGCCCTCGCCCCCGACGCGGGGCTGTCCCGGCGCATGACCGGCCTGTTCGCAGTGGCCGCGGGCCTGGCGGTGGCGAACACCTACTACGCCCAGCCGCTCCTGACGTCGATCGCGAAGGCGTTCGGCGTCGGCAGCGGCACCGCCTCGATGATCGCGACGCTCGGCCAGGTCGGCTACACCGTCGGGCTGGCGCTGCTTGTTCCGCTCGCGGACGTCGTCGACCGGCGCAGGCTGGTCGTCGCGCTGCTGGTGGTCACGGCCGGCGCGCTGGCGGTTTCGGCGGCCGCGCCGGATTTCGCGGTGCTGGCCGTCGCCTCCGCCGTCTTGTCGCTCACGGCGGTTGCCGGGCCGGTGCTCGTCCCGTACGCCGCGACGCTGGCGTCACCACGGCAGCGCGGGGCGGTGACCGGCTCGGTCATGAGCGGTGTCCTGATGGGCGTGCTGTTGTCCCGGACCGTGGGCGGGCTCATCGCGCAGTTCGCCGGATGGCGTGCCGTCTACGGGGTGGCCGCTGTCCTGACTCTGGGCCTGGCCGCGCTGCTCAGCAGGGTTCTGCCAAGCCTGGCGCCGTCTGCACACCTGCGGTACGGAGCGCTGCTCCGCTCGGTCCTGACTCTGCTCCGCGAGGAGCCCAGCCTCCGGTTGCGTGCGGCCTACGGGTTCCTGGGATTCGGGGCCTTCTCGGTCCTGTGGACCTCCATCGCCTTCCAGCTCGCCCGGCCGCCGTACTCCTTCGGCGAGGCGGCCATCGGGACGCTCGGGCTGGCCGGTGCGGCCGGGGCGGTCGCGGCCCGGGTCACCGGGAAGGCCACCGACCGGGGCCTGGACGGGCGGGTCACCGGGGCGATGTTCGCCACGATGCTGGCCGGCTGGGCCCTGCTCGCGGCCCATGGCGGGCACTGGCTGGTGACGCTGGTCCTCGGCGTCGTCGTCCTCGACCTCGGCGTGCAGGGCGCGCACGTCACCAACCTGGCGGTGGCCTACCGGCTCCGGCCGGAGGCGCGCAGCCGGATCACCACCGCCTACATGACGTCGGTCTTCCTCGGCGGCGTCGCCGGATCGGCGGCCTCGGGGGCGGCCTTCGCCGGCGGCGGCTGGAGCGCGGTCGCCGCGACCGGCGCGGCCTTCTCCGGAGCGGCTTTCCTGCTCTGGGCGCTGTCGACGGTCAAGGGCCGGAAGTAG
- a CDS encoding Gfo/Idh/MocA family protein → MSDDTYGARNGSRSPAFEPVRVPVRIAVAGAGLRGSAYARTAAAAGDAVITAVAEPDRERRERFAAEHGIPPENVFTDWADLAAAPKLADAAIVATQDGEHVGPAVALAKAGYHLLLEKPMATTEADCAAIVEAAECSGVMLAVCHVLRYTSYTARIKELIADGRLGDVVSVQHLEPVGWWHQAHSYVRGNWRREEESSPMLLAKACHDVDWLVYVMGALPERVSSFGELVHFRAENKPAGAASNCLDCPVENTCPYSAPRLYNSCLGDPAKELWPLSAVTTDHTPAGIERALREGPYGRCVYECDNDVVDNQVVAFDFGGGRTATLTMTAFTPLDFRKTRIMGTRGYLEGDGRTLAVLDYTTETWEHLDATEAGAGPDASAADGHGGADARLVEAFVTAVATGDGSRILSDPRESLAGHRVVWAAERARHTGTVQDIRPAL, encoded by the coding sequence ATGTCCGATGACACGTACGGGGCCCGGAACGGCAGCCGGAGCCCGGCCTTCGAGCCGGTGAGGGTTCCGGTACGGATCGCCGTCGCCGGCGCGGGACTGCGCGGCTCCGCCTACGCCCGGACCGCGGCGGCAGCCGGAGACGCCGTGATCACCGCGGTCGCCGAACCGGACCGGGAGCGCCGCGAGCGCTTCGCCGCCGAGCACGGCATCCCGCCGGAGAACGTGTTCACCGACTGGGCCGACCTCGCGGCGGCGCCGAAGCTCGCCGACGCCGCGATCGTCGCGACCCAGGACGGCGAGCACGTGGGACCGGCGGTCGCGCTGGCGAAGGCGGGCTACCACCTGCTGCTGGAGAAGCCGATGGCGACCACCGAGGCGGACTGCGCGGCGATCGTCGAGGCCGCCGAGTGCTCCGGGGTGATGCTCGCGGTCTGCCACGTGCTGCGCTACACCTCCTACACCGCGAGGATCAAGGAGCTGATCGCGGACGGCCGCCTCGGCGACGTCGTCTCCGTCCAGCACCTGGAGCCGGTCGGGTGGTGGCATCAGGCGCACTCCTACGTGCGCGGCAACTGGCGCCGCGAGGAGGAGTCCTCGCCGATGCTGCTGGCCAAGGCCTGTCACGATGTGGACTGGCTTGTCTACGTGATGGGCGCCCTGCCCGAGCGGGTGTCCTCGTTCGGCGAGCTGGTCCACTTCCGCGCGGAGAACAAGCCCGCGGGCGCGGCGTCGAACTGCCTGGACTGCCCGGTCGAGAACACCTGCCCCTATTCGGCCCCGCGTCTGTACAACTCCTGCCTGGGCGATCCGGCCAAGGAGCTGTGGCCGTTGTCGGCGGTCACCACCGACCACACCCCGGCCGGGATCGAGCGGGCGCTGCGCGAGGGCCCCTACGGCCGCTGCGTCTACGAGTGCGACAACGACGTGGTCGACAACCAGGTCGTCGCCTTCGACTTCGGCGGCGGCCGCACCGCGACGCTGACCATGACGGCGTTCACCCCGCTGGACTTCCGCAAGACGCGGATCATGGGCACCCGCGGCTACCTCGAGGGCGACGGCCGGACGCTGGCCGTCCTGGACTACACCACCGAGACCTGGGAACACCTCGACGCCACCGAGGCCGGGGCCGGTCCCGACGCCTCCGCGGCGGACGGCCACGGCGGCGCGGACGCCCGGCTGGTGGAGGCGTTCGTCACGGCCGTCGCGACCGGCGACGGCTCGCGCATCCTGTCCGATCCGCGCGAGAGCCTGGCCGGCCACCGGGTGGTCTGGGCTGCGGAACGCGCCCGGCACACCGGCACGGTGCAGGACATCCGGCCGGCCCTCTAA
- a CDS encoding ROK family protein — MESVTATPLNGRTPPEAQPATADPSLLRRINSASVLRALRAGGPLTVTAAAGATGLSRPTVEAALEDLAGQGLVEELAPEPGEKRMGRPARTYRFRPEAGAVLGLDIGAHKVLAIVADLDGRVLATERAELSTAMPRKERLAAVRACATDCLSRAAVPRSRLWGASAGTVGIVDRGTVTLSTVLPEWTGLNLARELGRSFPCPVTVDNDANLAAVAEHWLGAARGIGDVVYVLAGLRMGAGVLSGGTVHRGHSGAAGEIGALGVLGWQDAPSHLVGTTTAAGMETTVAEVYAAARAGEPWAHERVAAFVDGIALGTAAMALAVDPELIVVGGGTSRSADLIVGPLEERLATLCVRPPRVAASTLGDESVALGAVRTALDSVEARLGGAIG, encoded by the coding sequence ATGGAAAGCGTGACCGCGACTCCGCTCAACGGCCGGACCCCGCCCGAGGCCCAGCCGGCCACCGCAGATCCGTCCTTGCTGCGCCGCATCAACTCGGCCTCGGTGCTGCGCGCGCTCCGGGCCGGCGGCCCGCTGACGGTCACGGCCGCGGCCGGTGCCACCGGCCTGTCCCGGCCGACGGTCGAAGCCGCGCTGGAGGACCTGGCCGGCCAGGGGTTGGTCGAGGAACTGGCGCCGGAGCCCGGTGAGAAGCGCATGGGCCGCCCGGCGCGCACCTACCGCTTCCGTCCCGAGGCCGGCGCCGTCCTGGGGCTGGACATCGGGGCGCACAAGGTGCTGGCGATCGTCGCCGACCTCGACGGCCGCGTCCTGGCCACCGAGCGTGCCGAACTGTCGACCGCCATGCCCCGCAAGGAACGGCTCGCCGCCGTGCGCGCATGCGCGACCGACTGCCTGTCCCGCGCCGCCGTTCCCCGCTCCCGCCTGTGGGGCGCGTCAGCGGGCACGGTCGGCATCGTGGACCGCGGCACCGTCACCCTCTCGACGGTCCTGCCGGAGTGGACCGGCCTGAACCTGGCCCGCGAACTCGGCCGCTCGTTCCCCTGCCCGGTGACCGTCGACAACGACGCGAACCTGGCCGCCGTCGCCGAACACTGGCTCGGCGCCGCCCGCGGCATCGGCGACGTGGTCTACGTCCTGGCGGGCCTCCGCATGGGCGCCGGAGTCCTGTCCGGCGGAACGGTGCACCGCGGCCACTCCGGGGCGGCCGGCGAGATCGGCGCCCTCGGCGTCCTGGGCTGGCAGGACGCCCCCTCCCATCTGGTCGGCACCACCACGGCGGCGGGCATGGAAACCACCGTCGCCGAGGTCTACGCAGCCGCCCGCGCAGGCGAGCCCTGGGCCCACGAACGAGTGGCCGCCTTCGTCGACGGCATCGCCCTGGGCACAGCCGCGATGGCCCTGGCCGTCGACCCCGAACTGATCGTCGTCGGCGGCGGCACCTCCCGCTCCGCGGACCTCATCGTCGGCCCACTGGAGGAACGCCTGGCGACCCTCTGCGTCCGGCCGCCCCGAGTGGCCGCTTCGACGCTGGGCGACGAATCGGTCGCGCTCGGGGCGGTGCGGACCGCGCTGGACTCGGTGGAGGCGCGGCTGGGCGGGGCGATCGGCTGA
- a CDS encoding SDR family oxidoreductase has protein sequence MSINGKRVVVIGGTSGIGLAVAEQAVKQGTEIVIASSDQSRVEEAAAKLAAAGQVRGIRVDATDEASIRSLFDEVGAFDHLVYTAGEALLLKPITEVSAEEARAFFERRYWGAFLAAKHAAAHLRPGGSIVLTSGGVATRPAPGTSVPASTTGAVESLTRALALDLAPIRVNAVRPGVIRTELWDGTVPEPQPFLDAVAGTLPVQHVGTPEEIAQTYLYLLNNTYSTGTVVVADGGQALV, from the coding sequence ATGTCCATCAACGGCAAGCGCGTCGTCGTCATCGGCGGAACCTCCGGCATCGGCCTGGCCGTGGCCGAGCAGGCAGTGAAGCAGGGTACTGAGATCGTTATCGCCTCCAGCGACCAGAGCCGGGTCGAGGAGGCGGCGGCCAAGCTCGCCGCCGCCGGCCAGGTCCGCGGAATCCGCGTCGACGCCACCGACGAGGCTTCGATCCGGAGTCTGTTCGACGAAGTGGGAGCCTTCGACCATCTGGTCTACACGGCCGGCGAGGCGCTACTCCTCAAACCGATCACCGAAGTGTCCGCCGAGGAGGCCAGGGCCTTCTTCGAGCGCCGCTACTGGGGCGCGTTCCTGGCCGCCAAGCACGCGGCCGCGCACCTGCGGCCCGGGGGCTCGATCGTGCTGACCTCCGGCGGCGTGGCCACCCGACCGGCTCCCGGCACCAGCGTCCCGGCCAGCACCACCGGCGCGGTGGAGTCCCTGACCCGGGCTCTGGCCCTGGACCTGGCCCCGATCCGGGTCAACGCCGTCCGCCCCGGCGTCATCCGCACCGAACTGTGGGACGGCACCGTGCCGGAGCCGCAGCCGTTCCTCGACGCGGTCGCGGGCACGCTGCCGGTGCAGCACGTGGGCACGCCCGAGGAGATCGCGCAGACCTACCTGTATCTGCTGAACAACACCTACAGCACCGGCACCGTGGTCGTGGCGGACGGCGGCCAGGCGCTGGTCTGA
- a CDS encoding tetratricopeptide repeat protein — protein sequence MAAAGNHHHTNHCDDGSCERLNAEGEVAVARLILDSGDLVHAAKHVGGAVGADPALPEAYEVLAELVAEAGGAQSALDLFPQSVTYAGSHACRAAVLAAVGRTSEAVFLLGAIIGAVPDLPWASVAWLEALATPAAAAALDPAQVGTALAHVTQAIGDPAPEPTRSYVAPYYALVREVVAQHPEQKAMVCMASSLARRMDDLDTAIAWAKTAVDIRYGPDRDALGAAMLGSALRRAGRVEEAIDVLQKVVRADWSQSTLAVELAELLGSADRPAEGIAVLERVLKSAPNHEKAAPAILALRYRLDADAAHLVALHDHLRHNPGHGYAGHLLQQLCADKPWLGRDDYAGEATVKGVRQLMESDDPGTENRVGIRLSAMEAPSSVLTGRLVAPNFFVEHEKVHEPDPRLPTRPVHIQPWRFEETVPYPAVPAPSQKAADLAHELATHHWGTPAALYDHAAALAGLPLDDLIGLLVHPPSPVDAPWPDNLAAKYPDFWVRAVQVLACTGIAHYRTDQPWLTSDRRETLLDLLDGPEDWICEAAAMALVTVGWTHPETRADVAHHVTARYQAAAQAGRTRRVEILESLERLTKSCSWTAAGGAPAPRRKLFGRR from the coding sequence ATGGCAGCAGCCGGCAACCATCACCACACGAACCACTGCGACGACGGTTCGTGCGAGCGGTTGAACGCTGAGGGCGAGGTCGCCGTCGCGCGGCTCATCCTCGACAGCGGCGATCTCGTGCACGCCGCGAAGCACGTCGGCGGTGCGGTCGGCGCCGATCCGGCGCTGCCCGAGGCGTACGAAGTCCTCGCCGAGTTGGTTGCCGAGGCCGGTGGCGCGCAGTCCGCGCTCGACCTGTTCCCGCAGTCCGTCACCTACGCCGGCAGCCATGCGTGTCGTGCGGCTGTGCTGGCGGCGGTCGGGCGGACCAGCGAGGCGGTGTTCCTGCTCGGGGCGATCATCGGCGCGGTACCGGATCTGCCGTGGGCCTCGGTGGCATGGCTCGAAGCGCTGGCCACGCCGGCTGCCGCGGCCGCGCTGGACCCCGCGCAGGTGGGCACCGCGCTGGCCCATGTCACACAGGCCATCGGCGACCCCGCGCCGGAGCCGACGCGGTCGTACGTCGCGCCGTACTACGCGCTCGTGCGGGAGGTCGTTGCGCAGCATCCCGAGCAGAAGGCGATGGTCTGTATGGCCTCCAGCCTGGCCCGGCGGATGGACGACCTCGACACGGCGATCGCCTGGGCGAAGACTGCCGTCGACATCCGTTACGGCCCCGACCGGGACGCCCTCGGCGCGGCCATGCTCGGCAGCGCTCTGCGTCGCGCCGGTCGCGTCGAGGAGGCGATCGACGTCCTGCAGAAGGTGGTCCGTGCGGATTGGTCGCAGAGCACGTTGGCCGTCGAGCTCGCCGAGCTCCTCGGCTCGGCCGACCGTCCGGCCGAGGGTATCGCCGTGCTGGAACGCGTCCTGAAGAGCGCTCCGAACCACGAGAAGGCCGCGCCGGCCATCCTCGCGCTGCGCTATCGGCTCGACGCGGACGCCGCCCACCTTGTCGCCCTCCATGACCATCTGCGCCACAACCCCGGCCACGGCTACGCAGGCCACCTCCTCCAGCAGCTGTGTGCCGACAAGCCCTGGCTCGGGCGTGACGACTACGCGGGTGAGGCGACGGTCAAGGGTGTCCGCCAGCTGATGGAGAGCGACGATCCCGGCACCGAAAACCGCGTCGGCATACGTCTGTCGGCTATGGAAGCACCAAGCTCTGTCCTCACCGGCCGACTGGTCGCACCCAACTTCTTCGTCGAACACGAGAAGGTCCACGAGCCGGACCCACGGCTCCCGACCCGCCCGGTCCACATCCAGCCTTGGCGCTTCGAGGAGACCGTCCCGTACCCGGCGGTGCCGGCGCCGTCACAAAAGGCGGCAGACCTTGCCCACGAGCTGGCGACGCATCACTGGGGCACACCTGCGGCGCTGTACGACCACGCGGCCGCGCTCGCAGGACTCCCGCTCGACGACCTGATCGGCCTGCTCGTCCACCCCCCGTCGCCGGTGGACGCACCCTGGCCGGACAACCTCGCCGCCAAGTACCCGGACTTCTGGGTCCGCGCCGTCCAAGTATTGGCCTGCACAGGCATCGCCCACTACCGCACCGACCAGCCTTGGCTCACCTCAGATCGCCGCGAAACACTCCTGGACCTGCTCGACGGGCCGGAAGACTGGATCTGCGAAGCGGCCGCTATGGCCCTCGTCACCGTCGGCTGGACGCATCCGGAAACCCGCGCCGACGTCGCTCACCATGTGACGGCTCGCTACCAGGCAGCAGCACAGGCCGGACGGACCCGACGCGTCGAGATCCTCGAGTCGCTGGAGCGGCTGACGAAGTCCTGCAGCTGGACGGCGGCCGGCGGTGCACCGGCACCCCGGCGCAAGCTCTTCGGTCGTCGCTGA
- a CDS encoding cupin domain-containing protein — protein MDILSDTLAALRTGHPGAVRTQARAPWGLWFRPIAGAGFHVVVEGQCFLVPPSDGEPVRLGPGDVVFLRRGSGHTLCDDPASTRIEFVPDRVDTTSPIGSIDVPGTGPATVLLCGAYQLDVKRPHPFLTSLPDVIHLPAGPGRHPALRAATDQLCAEVREPRQGSDSVVATLIDLLLLYILRSWYDDQPRPQTLGWAAALTDPLLAPALKAMHEAPAQPWTVESLASRAGLSRAAFARRFTTVVGDPPLTYLTTWRMTMAARLLRESDEPLSSVAERTGYASEYAFAKAFKRHYDGAPGAYRKTFRV, from the coding sequence ATGGACATACTCAGCGACACCCTCGCAGCCCTCCGCACCGGACACCCCGGAGCCGTACGCACGCAGGCCAGGGCGCCCTGGGGCCTGTGGTTCCGCCCGATCGCAGGGGCCGGATTCCACGTCGTGGTGGAGGGACAGTGCTTCCTCGTCCCGCCCTCCGACGGCGAACCGGTACGCCTCGGCCCGGGGGACGTGGTCTTCCTCAGACGCGGCAGCGGACACACCCTGTGCGACGATCCGGCGAGCACACGGATCGAGTTCGTCCCCGACCGCGTCGACACCACCTCACCGATCGGCAGCATCGACGTACCAGGCACCGGCCCGGCCACGGTCCTGCTGTGCGGCGCGTACCAACTCGACGTCAAGCGCCCGCACCCGTTCCTGACCAGCCTCCCCGACGTCATCCACCTCCCAGCCGGCCCCGGACGCCATCCCGCACTACGGGCCGCCACGGACCAACTGTGCGCAGAGGTACGCGAGCCACGCCAGGGCTCTGATTCAGTCGTCGCGACACTGATCGACCTGCTACTCCTCTACATCCTGCGGTCCTGGTACGACGACCAGCCCCGACCACAAACCCTCGGCTGGGCAGCAGCCCTGACCGACCCGCTCCTGGCCCCCGCCCTGAAAGCCATGCACGAGGCCCCCGCCCAACCATGGACCGTCGAGTCCCTGGCCTCCCGCGCCGGCCTGTCCCGCGCCGCCTTCGCCCGCCGCTTCACCACCGTGGTCGGCGACCCACCCCTGACCTACCTGACAACCTGGCGAATGACGATGGCAGCGCGCCTGCTCCGCGAGTCCGACGAGCCCCTGAGCTCAGTAGCCGAACGAACTGGCTACGCATCGGAGTACGCCTTCGCGAAGGCCTTCAAGCGGCACTACGACGGCGCACCCGGCGCTTATCGGAAGACGTTCCGCGTGTGA
- a CDS encoding SDR family oxidoreductase, which translates to MILVTGASGHVGGELVRRLAAEQRPVRALLRSASDASTMPDGVEPAEGDLNRPESLGKALTRVDGVFLLGGFADMPGVLAAARKAEVGHVVALSSRSVIGGRPDNAVAAMHLDTEAAVRASEVPWTILRPSGFMSNTFEWLPQLRAGDVVRAPFANVPIAAIDPHDIAAVAATVLNRPEHFGLSHELSGPAALRPADRLAALADALHRPLRFQAQPDDEARSEMLSTIPARYVDAFFRFFADGEFDDTPVRTTVTEITGRPARTFRDWVEAHIDVFRCG; encoded by the coding sequence ATGATCCTTGTCACCGGAGCCTCGGGCCACGTCGGCGGCGAACTCGTCCGCCGGCTGGCCGCCGAGCAACGTCCGGTGCGGGCGCTGCTCCGCAGCGCCTCCGACGCCTCGACGATGCCCGACGGTGTCGAGCCCGCCGAGGGCGACCTCAACCGCCCCGAGTCCCTGGGCAAGGCGCTGACCCGGGTCGACGGCGTCTTCCTGCTCGGCGGATTCGCGGACATGCCCGGCGTCCTGGCGGCTGCACGCAAAGCGGAAGTCGGCCATGTCGTCGCCCTGTCGTCGAGGTCTGTCATCGGCGGCCGCCCGGACAACGCGGTCGCCGCGATGCACCTGGACACCGAGGCGGCGGTGCGCGCGTCCGAGGTGCCCTGGACGATCCTGCGGCCCAGCGGCTTCATGTCCAACACCTTCGAGTGGCTGCCGCAGCTGCGGGCCGGTGACGTGGTCCGGGCCCCGTTCGCGAACGTGCCGATCGCCGCCATCGACCCGCACGACATCGCGGCGGTGGCGGCCACGGTCCTGAACCGCCCGGAACACTTCGGGCTGAGCCACGAACTGAGCGGACCGGCGGCGCTCCGCCCGGCCGACCGGCTCGCCGCCCTGGCCGACGCGCTCCACCGGCCGCTGCGCTTCCAGGCCCAACCCGACGACGAAGCCCGCAGCGAGATGCTGTCGACGATCCCGGCCCGCTACGTCGACGCGTTCTTCCGGTTCTTCGCCGACGGCGAGTTCGACGACACACCGGTCCGGACCACGGTCACGGAGATCACGGGACGTCCGGCGCGGACATTCAGGGACTGGGTCGAGGCGCACATCGACGTGTTCCGGTGCGGATGA